One stretch of Juglans microcarpa x Juglans regia isolate MS1-56 chromosome 3D, Jm3101_v1.0, whole genome shotgun sequence DNA includes these proteins:
- the LOC121255963 gene encoding protein HHL1, chloroplastic isoform X1, whose product MEVGMSLNALIRLPLSSSRTIEDGLVKHSLCSSRRTTQQPQQRQKHVLVVQAKGRKGMQARQFQRQPPPSLPKIEDDGNPRFVIFIRIANVYLWYPLSLITGGTTAKIMVAAKDNFLGKYIYKDTLARNLAAVIYRDEKAIQKTAFKQYRVLRTATDFRYGYKIVENGNVRAALSTTDVIELPTQDELKTVLDKVKDFFGDAKESFGKLTALNSSTTDELEEKSKEKAKVKG is encoded by the exons ATGGAGGTGGGTATGTCTCTGAACGCGCTGATTCGGCTTCCCTTATCGAGTTCGAGGACAATTGAAGATGGGTTAGTCAAGCATTCACTCTGTTCTTCTAGGAGAACGACCCAGCAGCCTCAGCAGAGGCAGAAGCACGTGTTGGTGGTTCAAGCGAAGGGAAGGAAAGGAATGCAAGCTCGTCAGTTTCAGAGGCAGCCGCCTCCTTCCTTGCCCAAAATAGAAGACGACGGCAACCCCAGATTTGTCATCTTCATTCGTATAGCTAAT GTTTATCTTTGGTATCCGCTTAGCCTAATTACAGGTGGCACCACTGCCAAAATCATGGTTGCTGCCAAGGATAACTTTCTGGGGAAATACATATACAAAGATACACTTGCTAGAAATCTTGCGGCAGTTATTTACCGT GATGAGAAGGCGATACAAAAGACAGCATTTAAGCAGTATCGTGTATTGCGAACAGCTACCGACTTCAGATATGGTTACAAAATAGTG GAAAATGGCAATGTGAGAGCTGCCCTTTCTACCACAGATGTTATTGAG CTGCCAACGCAAGATGAGCTCAAAACGGTTCTTGATAAAGTGAAAGACTTCTTCGGGGATGCAAAAGAATCTTTTGGGAAGCTGACAGCTCTGAATTCTAGCACAACAGATGAGTTAGAGGAAAAGTCTAAAGAGAAAGCGAA GGTTAAAGGCTGA
- the LOC121255963 gene encoding protein HHL1, chloroplastic isoform X2 has translation MEVGMSLNALIRLPLSSSRTIEDGLVKHSLCSSRRTTQQPQQRQKHVLVVQAKGRKGMQARQFQRQPPPSLPKIEDDGNPRFVIFIRIANVYLWYPLSLITGGTTAKIMVAAKDNFLGKYIYKDTLARNLAAVIYRDEKAIQKTAFKQYRVLRTATDFRYGYKIVENGNVRAALSTTDVIELPTQDELKTVLDKVKDFFGDAKESFGKLTALNSSTTDELEEKSKEKAK, from the exons ATGGAGGTGGGTATGTCTCTGAACGCGCTGATTCGGCTTCCCTTATCGAGTTCGAGGACAATTGAAGATGGGTTAGTCAAGCATTCACTCTGTTCTTCTAGGAGAACGACCCAGCAGCCTCAGCAGAGGCAGAAGCACGTGTTGGTGGTTCAAGCGAAGGGAAGGAAAGGAATGCAAGCTCGTCAGTTTCAGAGGCAGCCGCCTCCTTCCTTGCCCAAAATAGAAGACGACGGCAACCCCAGATTTGTCATCTTCATTCGTATAGCTAAT GTTTATCTTTGGTATCCGCTTAGCCTAATTACAGGTGGCACCACTGCCAAAATCATGGTTGCTGCCAAGGATAACTTTCTGGGGAAATACATATACAAAGATACACTTGCTAGAAATCTTGCGGCAGTTATTTACCGT GATGAGAAGGCGATACAAAAGACAGCATTTAAGCAGTATCGTGTATTGCGAACAGCTACCGACTTCAGATATGGTTACAAAATAGTG GAAAATGGCAATGTGAGAGCTGCCCTTTCTACCACAGATGTTATTGAG CTGCCAACGCAAGATGAGCTCAAAACGGTTCTTGATAAAGTGAAAGACTTCTTCGGGGATGCAAAAGAATCTTTTGGGAAGCTGACAGCTCTGAATTCTAGCACAACAGATGAGTTAGAGGAAAAGTCTAAAGAGAAAGCGAAGTGA